GATGCAAATCCCACAGCGGCCCCCCGACATAACCGCTGCCGGAATGATTCTGGTAACCGGCCCGCAGCCCCAGCTCCCGGCTCAGGGCCGCCACTTCCTGAAACCGCGGTTTCAACCGCGCCAACTGCTCCGCAATGGGCTGCCGCAAATCATAGCGGAAATGCGTCATCCGAAAATGGCGGATGCCCGCCCGGCTCAAGGCGCGCAGCACTTTTTCATTCAGCGGATTCACCTCTCCGACATCGGTGGTGGCGATGTAAATCTGTTTGCCGCGCTGGCCCAAGGCCTCCACCAGCTTCGGCAAATCTTCCTCCACCCGCTCCGGCAGAACCTGCCCGCCCTTGCGGATGGGACACTCAATGCCGTCCCAGCCCACCTCCGCCACCAAATCCGCGGTGGCCTGCGGACTCAGTTGTTGAAAGGCTTTGGAAAATACCAGGATGGGCCGGCGCGGCCGGGCCGGTTCCGCTGCGCCCAGGCCGGCGGCGGACGGCAGGCTTAAAGCGGCGGCGGCGGTGGCGGTCAGACCCAAAAATTCACGGCGGTTGAGACCCGTTGCAGGAAATGTTTTCATGCCACCATCCTACGCCCGTCCGGCGGCGAGGAAAAGCCGGATTATGGGGCCGGGGCAGGAGGGTCGGCTGGCCTGCCGCTGAAAACACTTGGCACCTTGGCCTTGCCGTTTAGACTTGGCCGCATGCGTCCGCTCCGTGCCCTGGCGCTCTATTTAGGCGGGGTGATTGTGGGCGGGGCCTTGCTGGCCCCGTGGGTGCATGGCATGGCGCAGGCGCTGGCGGCGGATTCCGGCTTTTTTCATAAACTCAGCCAGCAACCCTTTTCCCGTTATCTCACCCGTTGCTTTCTGGTGCTGGCGCTGGTGGGCATCTGGCCGCTGGCGCGGGCTTTTCACATCCGCAACTGGCGTGATTTGGGATGGACCTCCCCCCGCGGTCAGGGAAAAAACCTGGCGTGGGGATTGATCGCCGGTTTCGCCAGCCTGGCGGTGGCCCTTGGCCTTGGGCTGGCTTTGGGGGGGCGGAGCTGGGATGCCGAGCGGACGGCTGCCCAGATTGCGCGCCATCTTTTCAATGCGCTTTCCGCCGCCGTGGTGGTCAGCGTGCTGGAGGAAACGTTGTTTCGGGGGGCCATTTACGGCGCGTTGCGGCGGGCGTACGGCTGGCGCACCGCCCTGATGGCCAGCAGCGCGCTTTTTGCCCTGGTGCATTTTTTTGGCCGCGTGCAGTGGCAGGAGGCGGTGGCCTGGGACTCCGGCCTGCGGGCGTTGCCCCAGTTGTTTGCGGGTTTTTTGGATGTACAGCAACTGCTGCCCGGTTTCATCAACCTGGCGCTGGCCGGGGCCATTCTGGCGTGGCTGTATGAGCGCAGCGGCAGCTTGTATGCTTCGGTGGGCTTGCATGCGGGTTGGATATTCTGGTTGAA
This is a stretch of genomic DNA from Fontisphaera persica. It encodes these proteins:
- a CDS encoding CPBP family intramembrane glutamic endopeptidase; protein product: MRPLRALALYLGGVIVGGALLAPWVHGMAQALAADSGFFHKLSQQPFSRYLTRCFLVLALVGIWPLARAFHIRNWRDLGWTSPRGQGKNLAWGLIAGFASLAVALGLGLALGGRSWDAERTAAQIARHLFNALSAAVVVSVLEETLFRGAIYGALRRAYGWRTALMASSALFALVHFFGRVQWQEAVAWDSGLRALPQLFAGFLDVQQLLPGFINLALAGAILAWLYERSGSLYASVGLHAGWIFWLKTGGFFTRIPPDSSTWVWGSAKLLDGWVAMPVLILVGIWAVRVLERAWTAGMAISKNNED
- a CDS encoding sugar phosphate isomerase/epimerase family protein, which codes for MKTFPATGLNRREFLGLTATAAAALSLPSAAGLGAAEPARPRRPILVFSKAFQQLSPQATADLVAEVGWDGIECPIRKGGQVLPERVEEDLPKLVEALGQRGKQIYIATTDVGEVNPLNEKVLRALSRAGIRHFRMTHFRYDLRQPIAEQLARLKPRFQEVAALSRELGLRAGYQNHSGSGYVGGPLWDLHLLMEGTDPQVMGVHFDIGHATVEGGSSWPLEVKLLESRFHAVYVKDFYWEKANNQWRQRWCPLGEGMIPRAFFQQLKTSAFAGPISMHFEYPMGNEQETLRQYKDSLARLKEWLA